One segment of Schistocerca cancellata isolate TAMUIC-IGC-003103 chromosome 2, iqSchCanc2.1, whole genome shotgun sequence DNA contains the following:
- the LOC126148912 gene encoding uncharacterized protein LOC126148912 codes for MHPVRGTSLKPSTGVMTKERDEGNLGNHRRPGLGPGHGSGCNFGRGRGGVPEFGRGRGRGRGRGRGRAKDAIYRSEQISGSSVGSGLYGDSAPSSPQDTGFLTSRPGKQTDISGLQELVEGFHGKKRSNIRANKGTNQIPSTLRSANRCGGHLSWADMRRQSQRSNSTADDSSEPDGSQRAFLSVSGSEGGWGGRGRGRLLDTTNIRKPDSSKKPAEDTSVWSGQGRGGILYVPGVSFHSGPGSPGWKRGTSNKRMLNSRHVIGGHAANYAGQFSQSFQRKEVVTPSLDNKNCQGWKKSTKYKESNNEAKNDNLQLIESFEERVSHMQGSFVPYVQQSDRESVSNVENTEDVPPGVTEGNRQANDIVSPAESDDEKLLYQRKHSNVNNIEESFQKQLIVTTDNAVPADTEKCVVPISYSTEQKRGRREICPPRGGRSRGILLFGASFGTSGGTSDTRNAVACKNIFL; via the coding sequence CCTTCCACTGGAGTGATGACTAAAGAGAGAGATGAAGGCAACCTTGGTAATCACCGTAGACCTGGACTTGGACCTGGCCATGGCTCTGGCTGTAACTTTGGGCGAGGCCGGGGCGGTGTTCCTGAATTTGGTCGTGGTCGTGGTCGAGGCCGAGGCCGAGGCCGCGGTCGTGCAAAAGATGCCATCTACAGATCTGAACAAATCAGTGGAAGCAGTGTTGGCAGCGGATTGTATGGTGACTCTGCTCCCAGTTCTCCACAGGACACTGGTTTCCTAACCAGTCGGCCAGGTAAACAGACTGATATAAGTGGACTCCAAGAGCTTGTAGAGGGGTTTCATGGCAAAAAAAGGAGCAACATTCGTGCAAACAAAGGCACCAATCAGATCCCATCAACCTTACGTAGTGCTAACAGGTGTGGTGGCCATCTGTCATGGGCGGACATGCGTCGACAGTCACAGCGCTCCAATTCGACTGCGGATGACTCCTCAGAACCAGATGGATCCCAACGAGCCTTTCTCAGTGTCAGCGGTTCTGAAGGAGGCTGGGGTGGTCGAGGCCGTGGCAGGCTTCTGGACACGACAAATATAAGAAAACCTGACAGTTCGAAGAAACCTGCTGAAGATACCAGTGTGTGGAGTGGCCAAGGGCGGGGTGGGATTTTATATGTCCCTGGTGTTAGTTTCCACAGCGGCCCTGGTTCTCCAGGGTGGAAACGTGGTACCAGCAACAAACGAATGCTAAACTCTAGGCATGTTATAGGAGGCCATGCCGCTAATTATGCTGGCCAGTTTTCCCAGTCATTCCAGAGAAAAGAGGTTGTAACTCCCAGTTTAGACAACAAAAACTGCCAAGGGTGGAAGAAAAGCACTAAGTACAAAGAATCCAATAATGAGGCTAAGAATGACAATTTACAACTTATCGAGAGCTTTGAGGAAAGGGTCTCCCACATGCAAGGTAGCTTTGTACCTTATGTCCAGCAAAGTGACAGGGAGAGTGTTAGCAATGTTGAAAACACTGAGGATGTACCACCAGGTGTAACAGAGGGGAACAGACAAGCAAATGACATTGTCTCACCTGCTGAAAGTGATGATGAGAAACTTTTGTATCAGAGGAAGCACAGCAATGTAAATAACATTGAAGAAAGTTTTCAGAAACAGTTGATTGTTACAACTGACAATGCAGTTCCTGCAGACACTGAGAAGTGTGTTGTACCCATCAGTTATTCCACTGAGCAGAAGAGGGGCAGAAGGGAAATCTGTCCTCCACGTGGAGGTCGCTCTCGAGGTATTCTGCTGTTTGGAGCAAGTTTTGGCACAAGTGGGGGTACTTCTGACACGCGAAATGCAGTTgcatgtaaaaatattttcctgtGA